Proteins found in one Patagioenas fasciata isolate bPatFas1 chromosome 13, bPatFas1.hap1, whole genome shotgun sequence genomic segment:
- the FCSK gene encoding L-fucose kinase isoform X1 — MAAEWSVLVLTCQRGGCVCAFQRELESRRLRGSLGPRPPALLLAVEDPWARLGSGGATLNALLVAAEHLSARAGCTVVTSDVLRDARILILHMGRDFSFDDCGRAFTCLPVEEPSAQAEALVCNLDSLLGTMTHRLCVGSPPGVWVCSTDMLLTVPAVPGINWDGFQGVRVIAVPGSQAYARNHGVYLTDEEGLVRNIVYKGTEAQIQQCAGADGTVPLVCGVVFFSSDAAEQLLATHVVPPLDACTYMGLDSGAPPIQLSLFFDIVLCMAEGMTEDEFVKGGGDASVKSARSVLWTALHTFPLSMACIPNASYDYMTTSASDHIRSLTLLPGSASHLRFCKTAHSHVDQPCLLEDGSSVTNCLLEGAVWLAAGSVIQHCHLQGPLEIGPGCLLSGLAADSSPALQGCPLRDIVLQGHHVRLRDLPCRVFTLTGRLDDWQSPADEATYLNMPWAEFFHRTGIREGDLWDAEMPRRSRCLLSARLFPVLHAREALGLEDVLWLLAPVASERLARWRTAWRMSWQELLPCLDRVAELGARRDLFFLQGQHKVRRVLLGCQDSSLLPITRSAVHEGYHETVLGTLDEGELDLLCVTSLVYQGCLFLRTLSNDPLLQEPMGSPLTPCCRSGLLWGNLQPGCGFAVSFYFLVASTAGDAGIAARALACIADVLGCMARDKGGLRSGPAANREWASAFGRLESGDIAGGVRELAAERQKWMSSPALLVRAARHYEGAEQILIRQAVMSSCQFVTVGQVELPPLGHWVQVACPARLDLSGGWSDTPPITYEHGGAVVDVAVLVDGCRPIGAQVRRISEPELRLASLGGTPQSEAAMELVCRELEHLQDYCQPHAPGALLKTAFICTQVVQFPSQKPLGAQLMENFGGGFEVQTWSKLPHGSGLGTSSILAGAVMAALYRAAGKTASTTSLIHAVLHLEQRLTTGGGWQDQVGGLVPGIKIGRSKAQLPLRVEVEKILVPDGFTQTLNDHLLLVYTGKTRLARNLLQDVVRNWYARLPSTVQNADALVSNAEQCAQALRQGNLPLLGQCLDRYWQQKKCMAPGCEPLAVRRMMAALQPHVYGQCLAGAGGGGFLYVLTKAPRQKEALHRILAKTEGLGNFSIHSIEVDMGGFSVDVVGCDLKDGAHSREDVAV; from the exons ATGGCGGCGGAGTGGAGCGTACTCGTCCTCACCTGCCAGCGCGGCGGCTGTGTCTGCGCCTTTCAGCGAG AGCTGGAGTCCCGCCGGCTGAGGGGCAGCCTGGGCCCGCGGCCCCCCGCGCTCCTCCTGGCCGTGGAAGACCCGTGGGCCCGGCTGGGCAGCGGCGGGGCCACCCTCAACGCTTTGCTGGTGGCGGCCGAGCACCTCAGCGCCCGGGCGGGCTGCACG gTGGTGACCTCCGATGTCCTGCGGGACGCCCGGATCCTCATTCTGCACATG GGCCGTGACTTCTCCTTCGATGACTGTGGCCGGGCTTTCACCTGCCTGCCTGTGGAGGAGCCCAGTGCCCAGGCTGAAGCCCTGGTCTGCAACCTGGACAGCCTGCTGGGAACCATGACACACCGG CTCTGTGTGGGCTCCCCGCCTGGTGTGTGGGTTTGCAGCACTGACATGCTCCTCACCGTGCCCGCGGTACCAG GGATCAACTGGGATGGCTTTCAGGGTGTCAGAGTGATTGCGGTGCCCGGAAGCCAGGCGTATGCCAGGAACCATGGGGTTTACCTCACCGATGAGGAG GGGCTGGTGCGCAACATTGTCTACAAAGGCACGGAGGCCCAGATCCAGCAGTGCGCAGGGGCTGATGGCACCGTCCCACTG GTCTGTGGAGTGGTTTTCTTCTCCTCGGATGCTGCCGAACAGCTTCTCGCCACCCATGTCGTCCCTCCTCTGGATGCCTGCACCTACATGGGGCTGGACTCGGGGGCGCCACCCATCCAG CTCTCCCTCTTCTTCGACATCGTGCTGTGCATGGCTGAGGGGATGACGGAAGACGAGTTTGTGAAGGGTGGTGGTGATGCCAGTGTGAAGAGTGCCCGCTCTGTCCTGTGGACAGCTCTCCACACCTTCCCTCTTAGCATGG cctgcATCCCCAATGCATCATATGACTACATGACCACCTCTGCGAGTGATCACATCCGCAGCCTGACGCTCCTGCCCGGCTCCGCCAGCCACCTCCGCTTCTGCAAAACAGCCCATTCCCATGTGGAC CAGCCCTGTCTCCTGGAGGATGGCTCTTCAGTCACCAATTGCCTGCTGGAAGGAGCCGTGTGGCTGGCAGCCGGCAGTGTCATCCAGCACTGTCACCTCCAG GGTCCCCTGGAGATtggtcctggctgcctcctctcggGCCTTGCTGCAGACTCCTCGCCAGCCCTGCAGGGCTGTCCTCTGCGTGACATTGTCCTGCAGGGCCACCACGTCCGGCTGCGTGACCTGCCCTGCCGCGTATTCACACTCACCGGCCGCCTTGACGACTGGCAG AGCCCTGCCGACGAGGCCACCTACCTGAACATGCCCTGGGCTGAGTTTTTCCACCGTACAGGCATACG GGAAGGAGACCTTTGGGACGCTGAGATGCCGCGGaggagccgctgcctgctcagtgcCCGGCTCTTCCCGGTGCTGCACGCCCGCGAGGCGCTGGGGCTGGAGGATGTACTGTGGCTGCTGGCCCCAGTGGCCAGCGAGCGGCTGGCGCGTTGGCGGACGGCCTGGCGCATGTcgtggcaggagctgctgccctgcctgGACAGGGTGGCTGAGCTGGGCGCCCGCCGGGACCTTTTCTTCCTGCAGGGCCAGCACAAGGTGCGGCGGGTGCTGCTGGGCTGCCAGGACAGCAGCCTCCTGCCCATCACCCGCAGTGCCGTCCATGAGGGCTACCACGAGACTGTGCTGGGCACGCTGGACGAGGGTGAGCTGGACTTGCTGTGTGTTACATCTCTTGTGTATCAGGGCTGTTTGTTTCTCCGCACCCTTTCTAATGACCCTCTGCTGCAAGAACCCATGGGTTCACCCCTCACCCCTTGTTGCAGAAGTGGGCTGCTGTGGGGCAACCTACAGCCTGGCTGTGGCTTTGCggtctccttttattttctagtTGCCTCCACGGCTGGTGATGCTGGCATTGCAGCCCGGGCACTTGCCTGCATCGCTGACGTCCTGGGCTGCATGGCGCGAGACAAAGGGGGTTTGCGGAGCGGCCCTGCTGCCAACAGGGAGTGGGCCTCAGCTTTTGGGCGCCTGGAGAGTGGGGACATAGCTGGTGGTGTCCGGGAGCTGGCTGCTGAGCGGCAGAAGTGGATGAGCAG TCCAGCTCTGCTGGTGAGAGCAGCTCGGCATTACGAGGGGGCTGAGCAGATCCTTATCCGGCAGGCAGTGATGTCCTCATGCCAGTTTGTCACTGTGGGGCAGGTGGAGCTGCCACCCTTGGGGCACTGGGTGCAGGTGGCATGTCCAGCCCGCCTGGACCTCTCTG GCGGCTGGAGCGACACTCCCCCCATCACATACGAGCACGGGGGGGCTGTGGTGGACGTGGCGGTGTTGGTGGACGGGTGCCGGCCCATCGGCGCCCAGGTGCGGCGCATCAGCGAGCCGGAGCTGCGCCTCGCCAGCCTTGGCGGGACGCCACAGAGTGAGGCAGCGATGGAGCTGGTGTGCCGGGAGCTGGAGCACTTGCAGGATTACTGCCAGCCACATGCGCCAG GAGCCTTGCTGAAAACTGCCTTCATCTGCACCCAGGTAGTGCAGTTCCCCTCACAGAAACCCCTGGGGGCCCAGCTGATGGAGAACTTTGGGGGCGGATTTGAGGTACAGACCTGGTCCAAGCTGCCCCACGGGTCTGGCCTTG gcaccagcagcatcctggcgGGAGCAGTGATGGCAGCGCTGTACCGGGCGGCTGGGAAGACAGCCAGCACCACATCCCTCATCCATGCTGTGCTGCACCTTGAGCAGAGGCTCACCACAG GCGGCGGTTGGCAGGACCAGGTGGGTGGGCTTGTGCCTGGCATCAAAATCGGGAGGTCGAAGGCCCAGCTGCCACTCCGGGTGGAGGTGGAGAAGATCCTGGTGCCAGATGGTTTTACCCAGACCCTCAATGATCACTTGCTGCTGGTATACACGGGGAAGACCCGCCTGGCCCGCAACCTGCTCCAG GATGTGGTGAGGAACTGGTACGCCAGGCTGCCCTCCACCGTGCAAAATGCCGACGCGCTGGTGAGCAACGCCGAGCAGTGTGCCCAGGCCTTGAGGCAAG GTAACCTGCCGCTCCTCGGACAGTGTCTGGACCGCTACTGGCAGCAGAAGAAGTGCATGGCCCCCGGCTGCGAGCCGCTGGCCGTGAGGCGCAtgatggctgctctccagccccatGTCTATGGGCAGTGCTTGGCTGGTGCTGGCGGTGGCGGGTTCCTTTACGTCTTGACCAAAGCCCCTCGGCAGAAGGAGGCTTTACACCGAATTCTAGCAAAAACCGAG ggacTGGGCAACTTCAGCATCCACAGCATCGAGGTGGACATGGGCGGTTTCTCTGTGGATGTTGTGGGATGTGATCTGAAGGATGGTGCTCACTCCAGAGAGGATGTGGCTGTGTGA
- the FCSK gene encoding L-fucose kinase isoform X3: MAAEWSVLVLTCQRGGCVCAFQRELESRRLRGSLGPRPPALLLAVEDPWARLGSGGATLNALLVAAEHLSARAGCTVVTSDVLRDARILILHMGRDFSFDDCGRAFTCLPVEEPSAQAEALVCNLDSLLGTMTHRLCVGSPPGVWVCSTDMLLTVPAVPGINWDGFQGVRVIAVPGSQAYARNHGVYLTDEEGLVRNIVYKGTEAQIQQCAGADGTVPLVCGVVFFSSDAAEQLLATHVVPPLDACTYMGLDSGAPPIQLSLFFDIVLCMAEGMTEDEFVKGGGDASVKSARSVLWTALHTFPLSMACIPNASYDYMTTSASDHIRSLTLLPGSASHLRFCKTAHSHVDQPCLLEDGSSVTNCLLEGAVWLAAGSVIQHCHLQGPLEIGPGCLLSGLAADSSPALQGCPLRDIVLQGHHVRLRDLPCRVFTLTGRLDDWQSPADEATYLNMPWAEFFHRTGIREGDLWDAEMPRRSRCLLSARLFPVLHAREALGLEDVLWLLAPVASERLARWRTAWRMSWQELLPCLDRVAELGARRDLFFLQGQHKVRRVLLGCQDSSLLPITRSAVHEGYHETVLGTLDEVASTAGDAGIAARALACIADVLGCMARDKGGLRSGPAANREWASAFGRLESGDIAGGVRELAAERQKWMSSPALLVRAARHYEGAEQILIRQAVMSSCQFVTVGQVELPPLGHWVQVACPARLDLSGGWSDTPPITYEHGGAVVDVAVLVDGCRPIGAQVRRISEPELRLASLGGTPQSEAAMELVCRELEHLQDYCQPHAPGALLKTAFICTQVVQFPSQKPLGAQLMENFGGGFEVQTWSKLPHGSGLGTSSILAGAVMAALYRAAGKTASTTSLIHAVLHLEQRLTTGGGWQDQVGGLVPGIKIGRSKAQLPLRVEVEKILVPDGFTQTLNDHLLLVYTGKTRLARNLLQDVVRNWYARLPSTVQNADALVSNAEQCAQALRQGNLPLLGQCLDRYWQQKKCMAPGCEPLAVRRMMAALQPHVYGQCLAGAGGGGFLYVLTKAPRQKEALHRILAKTEGLGNFSIHSIEVDMGGFSVDVVGCDLKDGAHSREDVAV, from the exons ATGGCGGCGGAGTGGAGCGTACTCGTCCTCACCTGCCAGCGCGGCGGCTGTGTCTGCGCCTTTCAGCGAG AGCTGGAGTCCCGCCGGCTGAGGGGCAGCCTGGGCCCGCGGCCCCCCGCGCTCCTCCTGGCCGTGGAAGACCCGTGGGCCCGGCTGGGCAGCGGCGGGGCCACCCTCAACGCTTTGCTGGTGGCGGCCGAGCACCTCAGCGCCCGGGCGGGCTGCACG gTGGTGACCTCCGATGTCCTGCGGGACGCCCGGATCCTCATTCTGCACATG GGCCGTGACTTCTCCTTCGATGACTGTGGCCGGGCTTTCACCTGCCTGCCTGTGGAGGAGCCCAGTGCCCAGGCTGAAGCCCTGGTCTGCAACCTGGACAGCCTGCTGGGAACCATGACACACCGG CTCTGTGTGGGCTCCCCGCCTGGTGTGTGGGTTTGCAGCACTGACATGCTCCTCACCGTGCCCGCGGTACCAG GGATCAACTGGGATGGCTTTCAGGGTGTCAGAGTGATTGCGGTGCCCGGAAGCCAGGCGTATGCCAGGAACCATGGGGTTTACCTCACCGATGAGGAG GGGCTGGTGCGCAACATTGTCTACAAAGGCACGGAGGCCCAGATCCAGCAGTGCGCAGGGGCTGATGGCACCGTCCCACTG GTCTGTGGAGTGGTTTTCTTCTCCTCGGATGCTGCCGAACAGCTTCTCGCCACCCATGTCGTCCCTCCTCTGGATGCCTGCACCTACATGGGGCTGGACTCGGGGGCGCCACCCATCCAG CTCTCCCTCTTCTTCGACATCGTGCTGTGCATGGCTGAGGGGATGACGGAAGACGAGTTTGTGAAGGGTGGTGGTGATGCCAGTGTGAAGAGTGCCCGCTCTGTCCTGTGGACAGCTCTCCACACCTTCCCTCTTAGCATGG cctgcATCCCCAATGCATCATATGACTACATGACCACCTCTGCGAGTGATCACATCCGCAGCCTGACGCTCCTGCCCGGCTCCGCCAGCCACCTCCGCTTCTGCAAAACAGCCCATTCCCATGTGGAC CAGCCCTGTCTCCTGGAGGATGGCTCTTCAGTCACCAATTGCCTGCTGGAAGGAGCCGTGTGGCTGGCAGCCGGCAGTGTCATCCAGCACTGTCACCTCCAG GGTCCCCTGGAGATtggtcctggctgcctcctctcggGCCTTGCTGCAGACTCCTCGCCAGCCCTGCAGGGCTGTCCTCTGCGTGACATTGTCCTGCAGGGCCACCACGTCCGGCTGCGTGACCTGCCCTGCCGCGTATTCACACTCACCGGCCGCCTTGACGACTGGCAG AGCCCTGCCGACGAGGCCACCTACCTGAACATGCCCTGGGCTGAGTTTTTCCACCGTACAGGCATACG GGAAGGAGACCTTTGGGACGCTGAGATGCCGCGGaggagccgctgcctgctcagtgcCCGGCTCTTCCCGGTGCTGCACGCCCGCGAGGCGCTGGGGCTGGAGGATGTACTGTGGCTGCTGGCCCCAGTGGCCAGCGAGCGGCTGGCGCGTTGGCGGACGGCCTGGCGCATGTcgtggcaggagctgctgccctgcctgGACAGGGTGGCTGAGCTGGGCGCCCGCCGGGACCTTTTCTTCCTGCAGGGCCAGCACAAGGTGCGGCGGGTGCTGCTGGGCTGCCAGGACAGCAGCCTCCTGCCCATCACCCGCAGTGCCGTCCATGAGGGCTACCACGAGACTGTGCTGGGCACGCTGGACGAGG tTGCCTCCACGGCTGGTGATGCTGGCATTGCAGCCCGGGCACTTGCCTGCATCGCTGACGTCCTGGGCTGCATGGCGCGAGACAAAGGGGGTTTGCGGAGCGGCCCTGCTGCCAACAGGGAGTGGGCCTCAGCTTTTGGGCGCCTGGAGAGTGGGGACATAGCTGGTGGTGTCCGGGAGCTGGCTGCTGAGCGGCAGAAGTGGATGAGCAG TCCAGCTCTGCTGGTGAGAGCAGCTCGGCATTACGAGGGGGCTGAGCAGATCCTTATCCGGCAGGCAGTGATGTCCTCATGCCAGTTTGTCACTGTGGGGCAGGTGGAGCTGCCACCCTTGGGGCACTGGGTGCAGGTGGCATGTCCAGCCCGCCTGGACCTCTCTG GCGGCTGGAGCGACACTCCCCCCATCACATACGAGCACGGGGGGGCTGTGGTGGACGTGGCGGTGTTGGTGGACGGGTGCCGGCCCATCGGCGCCCAGGTGCGGCGCATCAGCGAGCCGGAGCTGCGCCTCGCCAGCCTTGGCGGGACGCCACAGAGTGAGGCAGCGATGGAGCTGGTGTGCCGGGAGCTGGAGCACTTGCAGGATTACTGCCAGCCACATGCGCCAG GAGCCTTGCTGAAAACTGCCTTCATCTGCACCCAGGTAGTGCAGTTCCCCTCACAGAAACCCCTGGGGGCCCAGCTGATGGAGAACTTTGGGGGCGGATTTGAGGTACAGACCTGGTCCAAGCTGCCCCACGGGTCTGGCCTTG gcaccagcagcatcctggcgGGAGCAGTGATGGCAGCGCTGTACCGGGCGGCTGGGAAGACAGCCAGCACCACATCCCTCATCCATGCTGTGCTGCACCTTGAGCAGAGGCTCACCACAG GCGGCGGTTGGCAGGACCAGGTGGGTGGGCTTGTGCCTGGCATCAAAATCGGGAGGTCGAAGGCCCAGCTGCCACTCCGGGTGGAGGTGGAGAAGATCCTGGTGCCAGATGGTTTTACCCAGACCCTCAATGATCACTTGCTGCTGGTATACACGGGGAAGACCCGCCTGGCCCGCAACCTGCTCCAG GATGTGGTGAGGAACTGGTACGCCAGGCTGCCCTCCACCGTGCAAAATGCCGACGCGCTGGTGAGCAACGCCGAGCAGTGTGCCCAGGCCTTGAGGCAAG GTAACCTGCCGCTCCTCGGACAGTGTCTGGACCGCTACTGGCAGCAGAAGAAGTGCATGGCCCCCGGCTGCGAGCCGCTGGCCGTGAGGCGCAtgatggctgctctccagccccatGTCTATGGGCAGTGCTTGGCTGGTGCTGGCGGTGGCGGGTTCCTTTACGTCTTGACCAAAGCCCCTCGGCAGAAGGAGGCTTTACACCGAATTCTAGCAAAAACCGAG ggacTGGGCAACTTCAGCATCCACAGCATCGAGGTGGACATGGGCGGTTTCTCTGTGGATGTTGTGGGATGTGATCTGAAGGATGGTGCTCACTCCAGAGAGGATGTGGCTGTGTGA
- the FCSK gene encoding L-fucose kinase isoform X2, giving the protein MAAEWSVLVLTCQRGGCVCAFQRELESRRLRGSLGPRPPALLLAVEDPWARLGSGGATLNALLVAAEHLSARAGCTVVTSDVLRDARILILHMGRDFSFDDCGRAFTCLPVEEPSAQAEALVCNLDSLLGTMTHRLCVGSPPGVWVCSTDMLLTVPAVPGINWDGFQGVRVIAVPGSQAYARNHGVYLTDEEGLVRNIVYKGTEAQIQQCAGADGTVPLVCGVVFFSSDAAEQLLATHVVPPLDACTYMGLDSGAPPIQLSLFFDIVLCMAEGMTEDEFVKGGGDASVKSARSVLWTALHTFPLSMACIPNASYDYMTTSASDHIRSLTLLPGSASHLRFCKTAHSHVDPCLLEDGSSVTNCLLEGAVWLAAGSVIQHCHLQGPLEIGPGCLLSGLAADSSPALQGCPLRDIVLQGHHVRLRDLPCRVFTLTGRLDDWQSPADEATYLNMPWAEFFHRTGIREGDLWDAEMPRRSRCLLSARLFPVLHAREALGLEDVLWLLAPVASERLARWRTAWRMSWQELLPCLDRVAELGARRDLFFLQGQHKVRRVLLGCQDSSLLPITRSAVHEGYHETVLGTLDEGELDLLCVTSLVYQGCLFLRTLSNDPLLQEPMGSPLTPCCRSGLLWGNLQPGCGFAVSFYFLVASTAGDAGIAARALACIADVLGCMARDKGGLRSGPAANREWASAFGRLESGDIAGGVRELAAERQKWMSSPALLVRAARHYEGAEQILIRQAVMSSCQFVTVGQVELPPLGHWVQVACPARLDLSGGWSDTPPITYEHGGAVVDVAVLVDGCRPIGAQVRRISEPELRLASLGGTPQSEAAMELVCRELEHLQDYCQPHAPGALLKTAFICTQVVQFPSQKPLGAQLMENFGGGFEVQTWSKLPHGSGLGTSSILAGAVMAALYRAAGKTASTTSLIHAVLHLEQRLTTGGGWQDQVGGLVPGIKIGRSKAQLPLRVEVEKILVPDGFTQTLNDHLLLVYTGKTRLARNLLQDVVRNWYARLPSTVQNADALVSNAEQCAQALRQGNLPLLGQCLDRYWQQKKCMAPGCEPLAVRRMMAALQPHVYGQCLAGAGGGGFLYVLTKAPRQKEALHRILAKTEGLGNFSIHSIEVDMGGFSVDVVGCDLKDGAHSREDVAV; this is encoded by the exons ATGGCGGCGGAGTGGAGCGTACTCGTCCTCACCTGCCAGCGCGGCGGCTGTGTCTGCGCCTTTCAGCGAG AGCTGGAGTCCCGCCGGCTGAGGGGCAGCCTGGGCCCGCGGCCCCCCGCGCTCCTCCTGGCCGTGGAAGACCCGTGGGCCCGGCTGGGCAGCGGCGGGGCCACCCTCAACGCTTTGCTGGTGGCGGCCGAGCACCTCAGCGCCCGGGCGGGCTGCACG gTGGTGACCTCCGATGTCCTGCGGGACGCCCGGATCCTCATTCTGCACATG GGCCGTGACTTCTCCTTCGATGACTGTGGCCGGGCTTTCACCTGCCTGCCTGTGGAGGAGCCCAGTGCCCAGGCTGAAGCCCTGGTCTGCAACCTGGACAGCCTGCTGGGAACCATGACACACCGG CTCTGTGTGGGCTCCCCGCCTGGTGTGTGGGTTTGCAGCACTGACATGCTCCTCACCGTGCCCGCGGTACCAG GGATCAACTGGGATGGCTTTCAGGGTGTCAGAGTGATTGCGGTGCCCGGAAGCCAGGCGTATGCCAGGAACCATGGGGTTTACCTCACCGATGAGGAG GGGCTGGTGCGCAACATTGTCTACAAAGGCACGGAGGCCCAGATCCAGCAGTGCGCAGGGGCTGATGGCACCGTCCCACTG GTCTGTGGAGTGGTTTTCTTCTCCTCGGATGCTGCCGAACAGCTTCTCGCCACCCATGTCGTCCCTCCTCTGGATGCCTGCACCTACATGGGGCTGGACTCGGGGGCGCCACCCATCCAG CTCTCCCTCTTCTTCGACATCGTGCTGTGCATGGCTGAGGGGATGACGGAAGACGAGTTTGTGAAGGGTGGTGGTGATGCCAGTGTGAAGAGTGCCCGCTCTGTCCTGTGGACAGCTCTCCACACCTTCCCTCTTAGCATGG cctgcATCCCCAATGCATCATATGACTACATGACCACCTCTGCGAGTGATCACATCCGCAGCCTGACGCTCCTGCCCGGCTCCGCCAGCCACCTCCGCTTCTGCAAAACAGCCCATTCCCATGTGGAC CCCTGTCTCCTGGAGGATGGCTCTTCAGTCACCAATTGCCTGCTGGAAGGAGCCGTGTGGCTGGCAGCCGGCAGTGTCATCCAGCACTGTCACCTCCAG GGTCCCCTGGAGATtggtcctggctgcctcctctcggGCCTTGCTGCAGACTCCTCGCCAGCCCTGCAGGGCTGTCCTCTGCGTGACATTGTCCTGCAGGGCCACCACGTCCGGCTGCGTGACCTGCCCTGCCGCGTATTCACACTCACCGGCCGCCTTGACGACTGGCAG AGCCCTGCCGACGAGGCCACCTACCTGAACATGCCCTGGGCTGAGTTTTTCCACCGTACAGGCATACG GGAAGGAGACCTTTGGGACGCTGAGATGCCGCGGaggagccgctgcctgctcagtgcCCGGCTCTTCCCGGTGCTGCACGCCCGCGAGGCGCTGGGGCTGGAGGATGTACTGTGGCTGCTGGCCCCAGTGGCCAGCGAGCGGCTGGCGCGTTGGCGGACGGCCTGGCGCATGTcgtggcaggagctgctgccctgcctgGACAGGGTGGCTGAGCTGGGCGCCCGCCGGGACCTTTTCTTCCTGCAGGGCCAGCACAAGGTGCGGCGGGTGCTGCTGGGCTGCCAGGACAGCAGCCTCCTGCCCATCACCCGCAGTGCCGTCCATGAGGGCTACCACGAGACTGTGCTGGGCACGCTGGACGAGGGTGAGCTGGACTTGCTGTGTGTTACATCTCTTGTGTATCAGGGCTGTTTGTTTCTCCGCACCCTTTCTAATGACCCTCTGCTGCAAGAACCCATGGGTTCACCCCTCACCCCTTGTTGCAGAAGTGGGCTGCTGTGGGGCAACCTACAGCCTGGCTGTGGCTTTGCggtctccttttattttctagtTGCCTCCACGGCTGGTGATGCTGGCATTGCAGCCCGGGCACTTGCCTGCATCGCTGACGTCCTGGGCTGCATGGCGCGAGACAAAGGGGGTTTGCGGAGCGGCCCTGCTGCCAACAGGGAGTGGGCCTCAGCTTTTGGGCGCCTGGAGAGTGGGGACATAGCTGGTGGTGTCCGGGAGCTGGCTGCTGAGCGGCAGAAGTGGATGAGCAG TCCAGCTCTGCTGGTGAGAGCAGCTCGGCATTACGAGGGGGCTGAGCAGATCCTTATCCGGCAGGCAGTGATGTCCTCATGCCAGTTTGTCACTGTGGGGCAGGTGGAGCTGCCACCCTTGGGGCACTGGGTGCAGGTGGCATGTCCAGCCCGCCTGGACCTCTCTG GCGGCTGGAGCGACACTCCCCCCATCACATACGAGCACGGGGGGGCTGTGGTGGACGTGGCGGTGTTGGTGGACGGGTGCCGGCCCATCGGCGCCCAGGTGCGGCGCATCAGCGAGCCGGAGCTGCGCCTCGCCAGCCTTGGCGGGACGCCACAGAGTGAGGCAGCGATGGAGCTGGTGTGCCGGGAGCTGGAGCACTTGCAGGATTACTGCCAGCCACATGCGCCAG GAGCCTTGCTGAAAACTGCCTTCATCTGCACCCAGGTAGTGCAGTTCCCCTCACAGAAACCCCTGGGGGCCCAGCTGATGGAGAACTTTGGGGGCGGATTTGAGGTACAGACCTGGTCCAAGCTGCCCCACGGGTCTGGCCTTG gcaccagcagcatcctggcgGGAGCAGTGATGGCAGCGCTGTACCGGGCGGCTGGGAAGACAGCCAGCACCACATCCCTCATCCATGCTGTGCTGCACCTTGAGCAGAGGCTCACCACAG GCGGCGGTTGGCAGGACCAGGTGGGTGGGCTTGTGCCTGGCATCAAAATCGGGAGGTCGAAGGCCCAGCTGCCACTCCGGGTGGAGGTGGAGAAGATCCTGGTGCCAGATGGTTTTACCCAGACCCTCAATGATCACTTGCTGCTGGTATACACGGGGAAGACCCGCCTGGCCCGCAACCTGCTCCAG GATGTGGTGAGGAACTGGTACGCCAGGCTGCCCTCCACCGTGCAAAATGCCGACGCGCTGGTGAGCAACGCCGAGCAGTGTGCCCAGGCCTTGAGGCAAG GTAACCTGCCGCTCCTCGGACAGTGTCTGGACCGCTACTGGCAGCAGAAGAAGTGCATGGCCCCCGGCTGCGAGCCGCTGGCCGTGAGGCGCAtgatggctgctctccagccccatGTCTATGGGCAGTGCTTGGCTGGTGCTGGCGGTGGCGGGTTCCTTTACGTCTTGACCAAAGCCCCTCGGCAGAAGGAGGCTTTACACCGAATTCTAGCAAAAACCGAG ggacTGGGCAACTTCAGCATCCACAGCATCGAGGTGGACATGGGCGGTTTCTCTGTGGATGTTGTGGGATGTGATCTGAAGGATGGTGCTCACTCCAGAGAGGATGTGGCTGTGTGA